One genomic segment of Ancylobacter sp. IITR112 includes these proteins:
- a CDS encoding EamA family transporter, protein MDLFVLLVVLLSALLQAGWNVLLKMRLDPLSALTLVVLGGGGAALPAALWLGPPEPVLWPWMAGSMTAHLAFYGCLVGAYARADLGLVYPVARGGALLMTAAIAILVLHEPVRPIGVAGIALLSLSVFVTGWRSRGEASQAAALLLALGSGGAVTAYSLIDGTAGRLGSPSVYTAWLFVGDAVVVTLGLAAWKGTALLRPLRRHWPLALAGGAMLYVSYWLCVWAMTRAPISLVAAVREASVLFGAAFAVLLLHERLRAERILAAVLVVAGVTLIKLH, encoded by the coding sequence ATGGACCTGTTCGTTCTTCTCGTCGTTCTGCTCTCCGCCCTGCTGCAGGCCGGCTGGAACGTCCTGCTGAAGATGCGGCTCGATCCGCTTTCGGCGCTCACGCTCGTGGTTCTCGGCGGCGGCGGCGCGGCGCTGCCGGCGGCGCTGTGGCTCGGCCCGCCCGAGCCGGTGCTGTGGCCGTGGATGGCGGGTTCGATGACCGCCCATCTCGCCTTTTATGGTTGCCTCGTCGGCGCCTATGCGCGGGCCGATCTCGGCCTCGTCTATCCCGTGGCGCGCGGCGGCGCGCTGCTGATGACCGCCGCCATCGCCATTCTCGTGCTGCACGAGCCGGTGCGCCCCATCGGCGTCGCCGGCATCGCCTTGCTGTCCCTCAGCGTGTTCGTCACCGGCTGGCGCAGCCGGGGAGAGGCGTCGCAGGCGGCCGCGCTGCTGCTGGCGCTTGGCTCCGGCGGCGCGGTGACCGCCTATTCCCTCATCGACGGCACCGCCGGGCGCCTCGGTTCGCCCTCGGTCTACACGGCCTGGCTGTTCGTCGGCGATGCGGTGGTGGTCACGCTCGGCCTCGCGGCGTGGAAGGGCACGGCGTTGCTTCGCCCCCTGCGCCGCCATTGGCCCTTGGCGCTGGCCGGGGGCGCCATGCTCTATGTCAGCTACTGGCTGTGCGTCTGGGCGATGACGCGCGCGCCGATCAGCCTGGTCGCGGCGGTGCGCGAGGCGAGCGTGCTGTTCGGCGCCGCCTTCGCCGTTCTGTTGCTGCACGAAAGGCTGCGCGCCGAGCGCATCCTCGCCGCCGTGCTTGTCGTGGCGGGCGTGACGCTGATCAAGCTGCATTGA
- a CDS encoding NAD-dependent succinate-semialdehyde dehydrogenase, whose amino-acid sequence MSHPVSYPEVQLYIDGAWRGGSDHGGAPASQEVINPATEEAIGTVAHASRADLDAALAAAEKGFAVWRHTPPHERYKIMRKAGELLRERHETIATLMTMEQGKPLPEARMETLASADIIDWFAEEGRRQYGRLIPARAAGVQQVVHREPVGVVAAFTPWNFPINQAVRKVSAALAAGCAVILKGPEETPASCAELVRAYADAGVPAGVVNLVFGVPAEISQYLIPHPVVKKISFTGSTVVGKQLAALAGAHMKRVTMELGGHAPAVVFEDADVEVAIKLLSGAKFRNAGQVCVSPTRFLVHEDLYSRFVDGFTEAVKGVKVGNGLEDGVRMGPLANPRRVEAMEALTADALAKGATLHTGGSRIGNKGYFFEPTVLTGLSPDARILNEEPFGPVVPILPFSSTEAVIAEANRLPYGLAAYAYTTSAARADEFARRVESGMVSINHHGLALPEVPFGGIKDSGYGSEGGTEAMEAYVNTKFVTQLGV is encoded by the coding sequence ATGTCCCATCCCGTGTCCTACCCCGAGGTCCAGCTCTATATTGACGGCGCATGGCGCGGGGGCAGCGACCATGGCGGCGCCCCCGCCAGCCAGGAGGTGATCAACCCCGCCACGGAAGAGGCGATCGGCACTGTCGCCCATGCCAGCCGCGCCGATCTCGACGCCGCCCTCGCCGCCGCCGAGAAGGGCTTCGCGGTGTGGCGCCACACGCCGCCGCATGAGCGCTACAAGATCATGCGCAAGGCGGGCGAACTCCTGCGCGAGCGCCATGAGACCATCGCCACCCTGATGACGATGGAGCAGGGCAAGCCCCTGCCGGAGGCGCGGATGGAAACGCTGGCCTCCGCCGACATCATCGACTGGTTCGCCGAGGAAGGCCGGCGGCAATATGGCCGGCTCATTCCCGCCCGCGCCGCCGGCGTGCAGCAGGTGGTGCACCGCGAGCCGGTGGGCGTGGTTGCCGCCTTTACCCCGTGGAACTTCCCGATCAACCAGGCGGTGCGCAAGGTCTCCGCCGCGCTCGCCGCCGGCTGCGCCGTCATCCTCAAGGGGCCGGAGGAAACCCCGGCGAGCTGCGCCGAGCTGGTGCGCGCTTATGCCGATGCCGGCGTGCCGGCGGGCGTGGTCAATCTCGTCTTCGGCGTGCCGGCGGAGATTTCGCAGTATCTCATCCCCCACCCCGTGGTGAAGAAGATCTCCTTCACCGGCTCCACGGTGGTCGGCAAGCAACTCGCCGCGCTGGCAGGCGCGCATATGAAGCGCGTCACCATGGAATTGGGCGGTCATGCCCCGGCCGTGGTGTTCGAAGATGCGGATGTCGAGGTGGCGATCAAGCTGCTCTCCGGCGCCAAGTTCCGCAATGCCGGCCAGGTCTGCGTCTCGCCGACCCGCTTCCTCGTGCATGAGGACCTCTATTCCCGCTTCGTCGACGGCTTCACCGAGGCGGTGAAGGGCGTGAAGGTCGGCAACGGGCTTGAGGACGGCGTGCGCATGGGCCCGCTGGCCAATCCGCGCCGGGTCGAGGCGATGGAAGCGCTGACCGCCGACGCCCTCGCCAAGGGCGCCACGCTGCACACGGGCGGGTCGCGCATCGGCAATAAGGGCTATTTCTTCGAGCCGACCGTGCTCACCGGCCTTTCCCCGGATGCGCGCATCCTCAATGAGGAACCCTTCGGCCCGGTCGTGCCGATCCTGCCCTTCTCCTCCACCGAGGCGGTCATCGCCGAGGCCAACCGCCTGCCCTATGGCTTGGCGGCTTACGCCTATACCACCTCCGCCGCCCGCGCCGACGAGTTCGCCCGCCGGGTGGAAAGCGGCATGGTGTCGATCAATCATCACGGCCTCGCTTTGCCGGAAGTGCCGTTCGGCGGCATCAAGGATTCCGGCTATGGGTCGGAAGGCGGCACCGAGGCGATGGAAGCCTATGTGAACACCAAGTTCGTGACCCAGCTCGGGGTCTGA
- a CDS encoding nucleotidyltransferase family protein, whose translation MTTPPGLDLLRACLRWDAAGNHALRTLHAAGWAQIMELVRARDGHALLARRLTRAPDIPVPEEVAQELHRFKLDVAIRALAGLSLLAPAVAAAGVPVMALKGLDLAGRVYGDFGSRPMGDMDILVRPTDMDAMAAALSAQGFRADTARRQTTYHRLFHSPLPAGLPVELHWALGDRVGAPDRTDLLDALWTQAETVDIGGAPFLVPSRPLLLLYLCHHMEQHLFDMPLTHVWDVAEVLEQAGETFDAAAFARLCERFGQRKGVQAALHLMSSCLGIPTPAPPLPADTRALLPDVVANLGRYPKTPADEPSPDLVLLTSHRTPWRVRAHVLRRVLFPPRRSLAAGGRAVPLAYAGLWRDVLRRFLRLRVMRRIKAPPSLARPRRAARLSAWLR comes from the coding sequence ATGACGACGCCTCCCGGCCTCGATCTCCTGCGCGCTTGCCTGCGCTGGGATGCGGCGGGGAACCACGCCTTGCGCACCCTCCACGCGGCCGGCTGGGCACAGATCATGGAGCTTGTACGCGCCCGCGACGGGCACGCCCTGCTCGCCCGCCGGCTGACCCGCGCGCCCGATATCCCAGTGCCGGAGGAGGTGGCGCAGGAACTGCACCGCTTCAAGCTGGATGTCGCCATTCGCGCCCTCGCCGGCCTGTCGCTTCTGGCGCCGGCGGTCGCGGCGGCGGGCGTGCCGGTCATGGCGCTGAAGGGGCTCGACCTCGCCGGCCGCGTCTATGGCGATTTCGGCAGCCGGCCGATGGGCGACATGGACATTCTGGTGCGGCCGACGGATATGGACGCCATGGCGGCGGCGCTGAGTGCGCAGGGGTTCCGCGCCGATACCGCGCGGCGCCAGACCACCTATCATCGCCTCTTCCACTCGCCCTTGCCGGCCGGCCTGCCGGTGGAACTGCACTGGGCGCTGGGCGACAGGGTCGGCGCGCCCGACCGCACCGACCTTCTGGACGCGCTGTGGACGCAGGCGGAGACGGTCGATATCGGCGGCGCTCCCTTCCTCGTGCCGAGCCGGCCGCTGCTGCTGCTCTATCTCTGCCACCACATGGAACAGCATCTGTTCGACATGCCGCTGACCCATGTGTGGGACGTGGCCGAGGTGCTGGAACAGGCCGGCGAAACGTTCGACGCGGCCGCGTTCGCACGCCTGTGCGAGCGGTTCGGCCAGCGCAAGGGCGTTCAGGCGGCGCTGCATCTGATGAGTTCCTGCCTCGGCATCCCAACCCCGGCTCCGCCGCTGCCCGCCGACACCCGCGCACTGCTTCCCGATGTGGTCGCCAATCTCGGGCGGTATCCGAAAACGCCCGCCGACGAGCCGAGCCCCGATCTGGTGCTGCTGACCTCGCACCGCACCCCCTGGCGGGTCCGCGCCCATGTGCTGCGGCGCGTTTTATTTCCTCCCCGCCGCTCGCTGGCCGCCGGCGGCCGAGCCGTACCGCTCGCCTATGCCGGGCTGTGGCGCGACGTACTGAGGCGCTTCCTGCGCCTGCGGGTGATGCGTCGGATCAAGGCGCCGCCCTCGCTCGCCCGCCCCCGACGTGCCGCGCGGCTGAGTGCGTGGCTGCGCTGA
- a CDS encoding HPr-rel-A system PqqD family peptide chaperone, which produces MPPAIRKTGLFSTLVDGQAVIYDSASRQTHCLNPHALKVWNLCDGRHDRVAMVQALAAEGGLPDGEAGDLVDAALDRFAELELLQGAASLDRRALGATAAKSLAAGLVLSVMMPTRQAAASGDSCSGLSQVACNFLPQCGWVGYCITLPD; this is translated from the coding sequence GTGCCCCCAGCGATACGCAAGACCGGCCTGTTCTCGACCCTCGTGGACGGGCAGGCGGTAATCTATGATTCCGCCAGCCGCCAGACCCATTGCCTCAACCCGCACGCGTTGAAAGTGTGGAACCTGTGCGACGGCCGCCACGACCGCGTCGCCATGGTGCAGGCGCTGGCAGCGGAAGGTGGGCTGCCGGACGGCGAGGCCGGCGATCTCGTCGACGCCGCGCTCGACCGCTTCGCCGAGTTGGAACTGCTGCAGGGGGCCGCGTCCCTCGACCGCCGCGCGCTCGGCGCCACTGCCGCCAAGAGCCTCGCCGCCGGGCTCGTGCTCAGCGTGATGATGCCGACCCGACAGGCGGCGGCGTCGGGGGATTCGTGCAGTGGCCTCTCGCAAGTAGCGTGCAATTTTCTCCCGCAATGCGGTTGGGTCGGCTATTGCATAACACTCCCGGATTGA
- a CDS encoding DNA translocase FtsK — MRNPARPSDPNADKASESKASAQTHVFSRANPQVTHAPPPPKAPKPAPPAPRAPAVAPQHEMVPSWLQPFTMPPNTRFTRTPDYLMRQPVATSPVPETPATATAIVAPPRPSLTPVLRVPPRKPPLGAAPKPLIVAHARRALSAQPDVVPAAPAAPAPAVRAEAAPVPAPRVVAPVAPAHVAAKPVSAPAASMIRFGYGTPPVMPAAGTATPRAPWGPEAPITAANDVADVYDLIPLEDGAYEDEFPEEERLLAARYGALRDGTAAPAGESAGRAEVPPSLAAAEHGEDVLDDQEADADEEAAFARAFEEDDLDAAYDEAQDDEPQDDGAGDDDEARDHEVYADEVADAELTPAFEAEGAPALAAEEGPGEDAADAAALTLGGFSGYSATPADLSFSWPMFGMVAVSTAPRALEPAMATPAMATPAIPTPEQPAAPAPAPAPVAAAPRAARPATPRPATEAGDAYELPPLELLTEPPHSEPDYELSEEFLDRNSVKLQQVLHDFGVRGEIIDANPGPVVTLYELEPAPGIKSSRVIGLSADIARSMSAISARVAVVEGRNVIGIELPNQRRETVWLREMLSSHEFEAARAKLGIGLGKTIGGEPVIVDLARMPHLLVAGTTGSGKSVAINTMILSLLYRHRPDQCRLIMIDPKMLELSVYEGIPHLLTPVVTDPKKAIVALKWAVREMEDRYKKMSRLGVRNIDGFNARVAEATARGEIITRTVQKGFDKETGELIEEEEIMDLAPLPFIVIVVDEMADLMMVAGKEIEGAIQRLAQMARAAGIHLIMATQRPSVDVITGTIKANFPTRISFQVTSKIDSRTILGEMGAEQLLGQGDMLYMAGGGRISRVHGPFVSDQEVERVVEHLKSQARPEYLEEVTADEDEEPVVEDAAVFDKSAMGEDTGDLYDQAVATVLRDKKASTSYIQRRLQIGYNRAASLMERMENEGIVGPANHAGKRDILRDTR, encoded by the coding sequence ATGCGTAATCCGGCGCGCCCCTCCGATCCGAATGCGGACAAGGCTTCCGAGTCGAAGGCGAGCGCCCAGACTCATGTGTTCTCCCGTGCCAACCCGCAGGTGACGCACGCCCCGCCGCCGCCCAAGGCGCCGAAGCCGGCGCCCCCGGCGCCGCGCGCGCCGGCGGTGGCGCCGCAGCACGAAATGGTGCCAAGCTGGCTGCAGCCCTTCACCATGCCCCCCAATACCCGCTTCACCCGCACGCCGGACTATCTGATGCGCCAGCCGGTAGCGACCTCGCCGGTGCCGGAGACGCCGGCCACCGCGACCGCCATCGTCGCCCCGCCGCGCCCCTCGCTCACCCCGGTGCTGCGCGTGCCGCCGCGCAAGCCGCCGCTCGGCGCCGCCCCGAAGCCGTTGATCGTCGCCCATGCCCGCCGCGCGCTCTCCGCGCAGCCCGATGTCGTGCCCGCCGCGCCCGCCGCCCCGGCCCCCGCCGTGCGTGCCGAAGCCGCGCCCGTCCCGGCGCCCAGGGTCGTCGCTCCCGTCGCTCCCGCCCATGTGGCGGCAAAGCCGGTGAGCGCGCCGGCCGCCTCGATGATCCGGTTCGGCTATGGCACGCCGCCGGTGATGCCCGCCGCCGGCACCGCCACGCCGCGCGCGCCCTGGGGGCCGGAAGCCCCGATCACCGCCGCCAATGACGTGGCCGATGTCTACGACCTCATCCCGCTGGAAGACGGCGCCTATGAGGACGAATTCCCCGAGGAGGAGCGCCTGCTCGCCGCCCGCTATGGCGCGCTGCGCGATGGAACCGCCGCGCCCGCCGGCGAGAGCGCCGGCCGTGCCGAGGTGCCGCCGTCCCTCGCCGCTGCCGAACACGGGGAGGATGTCCTCGACGACCAGGAAGCGGATGCCGACGAAGAGGCGGCGTTCGCCCGCGCCTTTGAAGAAGACGATCTGGACGCGGCGTACGACGAGGCGCAAGACGACGAGCCGCAAGACGACGGCGCGGGCGACGACGACGAGGCGCGCGACCACGAGGTTTACGCCGACGAGGTTGCGGACGCGGAACTCACCCCGGCTTTCGAGGCCGAGGGCGCGCCGGCCCTCGCTGCCGAGGAAGGCCCGGGCGAGGACGCCGCCGACGCCGCCGCCCTCACGCTTGGCGGGTTCTCCGGCTACAGCGCGACGCCGGCCGATCTCTCCTTCTCCTGGCCGATGTTCGGCATGGTGGCGGTTTCCACGGCGCCGCGCGCCCTCGAGCCTGCCATGGCCACGCCTGCCATGGCCACGCCCGCCATACCCACGCCCGAACAGCCCGCTGCCCCGGCGCCCGCCCCGGCCCCGGTTGCGGCAGCGCCCCGTGCCGCCCGCCCCGCCACTCCGCGCCCGGCGACCGAGGCGGGCGACGCCTATGAACTGCCGCCGCTGGAACTGCTCACCGAGCCGCCGCACAGCGAGCCGGACTATGAGCTTTCGGAGGAATTCCTCGACCGCAATTCGGTGAAGCTGCAGCAGGTGCTGCATGATTTCGGCGTGCGCGGCGAGATCATCGACGCCAATCCCGGCCCGGTGGTCACGCTCTATGAGCTGGAGCCCGCGCCGGGCATCAAGTCCAGCCGCGTCATCGGCCTGTCCGCCGACATCGCCCGCTCGATGAGCGCGATTTCCGCCCGCGTCGCCGTGGTGGAAGGGCGCAACGTCATCGGCATCGAACTGCCCAACCAGCGCCGCGAGACGGTGTGGCTGCGCGAAATGCTGTCGAGCCACGAATTCGAGGCCGCCCGCGCCAAGCTCGGCATCGGCCTCGGCAAGACCATTGGCGGCGAGCCGGTCATCGTCGACCTTGCCCGCATGCCGCATCTGCTGGTCGCCGGCACAACCGGCTCGGGCAAGTCGGTCGCCATCAACACGATGATCCTCTCGCTGCTCTACCGGCACCGCCCGGACCAGTGCCGGCTGATCATGATCGACCCGAAAATGCTGGAACTCTCGGTCTATGAGGGCATCCCGCATCTGCTGACCCCGGTCGTCACCGACCCCAAGAAGGCCATCGTCGCCCTGAAATGGGCGGTGCGGGAGATGGAAGACCGCTACAAGAAGATGAGCCGCCTCGGCGTGCGCAACATTGACGGCTTCAACGCCCGCGTGGCGGAGGCGACCGCCAGGGGCGAGATCATCACCCGCACAGTGCAGAAGGGGTTCGACAAGGAAACCGGCGAGCTGATCGAGGAAGAGGAGATCATGGATCTCGCTCCCCTGCCCTTCATCGTCATCGTGGTCGACGAGATGGCCGACCTGATGATGGTCGCCGGCAAGGAGATCGAAGGCGCCATCCAGCGCCTCGCCCAGATGGCCCGCGCCGCCGGCATCCACCTGATCATGGCGACGCAACGCCCGTCGGTGGATGTCATCACCGGCACCATCAAGGCGAACTTCCCGACCCGCATCTCCTTCCAGGTCACCTCGAAGATCGACTCACGCACCATTCTCGGCGAGATGGGCGCGGAGCAACTGCTCGGCCAGGGCGACATGCTCTATATGGCCGGCGGCGGGCGCATTTCCCGCGTCCATGGCCCCTTCGTCTCCGACCAGGAGGTGGAGCGCGTGGTCGAGCACCTCAAGAGCCAGGCGCGGCCGGAATATCTCGAAGAAGTCACCGCCGATGAGGATGAGGAGCCGGTGGTCGAGGACGCCGCCGTGTTCGACAAGTCCGCCATGGGCGAGGACACGGGCGATCTCTACGACCAGGCGGTCGCCACCGTGCTACGCGACAAGAAGGCGTCCACCTCCTACATCCAGCGCCGGCTGCAGATCGGCTATAACCGCGCCGCCTCGCTGATGGAGCGGATGGAGAACGAAGGCATTGTCGGCCCGGCCAACCACGCCGGCAAGCGCGATATCCTGCGCGACACGCGCTGA
- a CDS encoding GNAT family N-acetyltransferase has translation MSMNGEIPVRDNRAADRFEIEQDGQTAIAQYILAHDHIIFTHTEVPPELGGRGLATRLVEAGLASARQRGLAVVPRCSMFGRYMMKHPETHDLMPPEIRATLGLPV, from the coding sequence ATGAGCATGAACGGCGAAATCCCGGTGCGGGACAACCGCGCCGCCGACCGCTTCGAGATCGAACAGGACGGCCAGACCGCCATCGCCCAGTACATTCTGGCGCATGACCACATCATCTTCACCCACACGGAAGTGCCGCCGGAACTCGGCGGGCGCGGCCTCGCCACCCGCCTTGTCGAAGCCGGGCTCGCCAGCGCCCGCCAGCGCGGCCTCGCCGTGGTGCCGCGCTGCTCGATGTTCGGCCGCTACATGATGAAGCACCCGGAAACGCACGATCTGATGCCGCCGGAAATCCGCGCCACGCTCGGCCTTCCCGTCTGA
- a CDS encoding nitroreductase, with protein sequence MTLRPRRTPSPDTLALLASRRSVAAAGLQAPGPNAEETQRLLTLAARVPDHGMLTPWRFILIEGTARAEIGALLAQAYRANNPQMPEEKREKFAAIMGRLFPAPLAVVVVSRPVAGSAIPGFEQELSAGAVCMNLLTGATAMGFDGIWVTGWAATHKAALAILGVGEGERVAGIVHIGTASEAPADRPRPDVAALATRWSPPG encoded by the coding sequence ATGACCTTGCGCCCGCGCCGCACGCCTTCGCCCGACACGCTCGCCTTGCTGGCGAGCCGCCGCTCGGTTGCCGCCGCCGGCCTTCAGGCGCCGGGGCCGAACGCGGAAGAGACGCAGCGACTGCTCACCCTTGCCGCCCGTGTGCCGGACCATGGCATGCTGACGCCCTGGCGCTTTATCCTCATCGAGGGGACGGCGCGCGCCGAGATCGGGGCGCTTCTGGCGCAGGCCTATCGCGCGAACAACCCGCAGATGCCGGAGGAAAAGCGGGAGAAATTCGCCGCCATCATGGGAAGGCTGTTTCCCGCCCCGCTGGCGGTGGTGGTGGTGAGCCGCCCGGTGGCGGGCAGCGCCATTCCCGGCTTCGAGCAGGAATTGTCGGCCGGCGCGGTGTGCATGAACCTGCTCACCGGCGCCACGGCGATGGGCTTCGACGGCATCTGGGTGACGGGCTGGGCGGCGACGCATAAGGCGGCGTTGGCCATTCTCGGCGTCGGCGAGGGCGAGCGGGTGGCCGGCATTGTCCATATCGGCACCGCTTCGGAGGCCCCGGCCGACCGCCCACGCCCGGATGTGGCGGCGCTCGCTACGCGCTGGTCGCCACCGGGCTGA